One Leclercia pneumoniae genomic region harbors:
- a CDS encoding DUF883 family protein, whose amino-acid sequence MSKDTTSEHLRAELKSLADTLEEVLNTSSDKSKEELSKLRSKAESALKDSRYRLGETGDALAKQTREAAARADEYVRDNPWTGVGIGAAIGVVLGVLLTRR is encoded by the coding sequence ATGTCCAAAGATACCACATCGGAACATCTGCGCGCTGAACTGAAATCCCTGGCGGATACCCTGGAAGAGGTGCTGAATACCTCTTCAGACAAATCAAAGGAAGAGCTGAGCAAACTGCGCAGTAAAGCCGAAAGCGCCCTGAAAGACAGCCGTTATCGCCTGGGTGAGACAGGTGACGCGCTGGCCAAACAGACCCGTGAAGCAGCCGCTCGCGCGGATGAATATGTACGTGACAACCCGTGGACCGGAGTGGGCATTGGCGCCGCTATCGGTGTCGTTCTGGGTGTCCTGCTGACGCGTCGTTGA
- a CDS encoding DUF1090 domain-containing protein — translation MNYRIVLGLALFSISTASFATSLCQEKEQDIKREISYAEKHNNQSRISGLKKALSEVQANCTDSKLRAEHQKDIAEQKEEIAERRQDLVEAKAKGDADKIEKREKKLKEAQEELHALESRDY, via the coding sequence ATGAATTACCGCATCGTTCTGGGTCTTGCCCTTTTTTCAATTAGCACAGCGTCTTTCGCCACTTCCCTGTGTCAGGAGAAGGAACAGGATATCAAGCGTGAGATCAGTTACGCCGAAAAGCATAACAATCAGAGCCGCATCAGTGGTCTGAAAAAAGCGCTGAGTGAAGTACAGGCGAACTGTACGGACAGTAAGCTGCGTGCTGAACACCAGAAAGATATTGCTGAGCAGAAAGAAGAGATTGCCGAACGCCGTCAGGATCTGGTGGAAGCAAAAGCGAAAGGCGATGCGGATAAGATCGAAAAGCGTGAAAAGAAACTGAAAGAAGCGCAGGAAGAGCTGCATGCGCTGGAGTCTCGCGATTATTAA
- the exuR gene encoding transcriptional regulator ExuR, giving the protein MEINEPRRLYQQLAAELKDRIEQGVYLVGDKLPAERFIADEKSVSRTVVREAIIMLEVEGYVEVRKGSGIHVISSQAKHSPAPDESLEFASYGPFELLQARQLIESNIAEFAATQVTKQDIMKLMEIQDKARQEKCFRDSEWDLQFHVQVALATQNTALAAIVEKMWTQRVHNPYWKKLHDHIDLRTVDNWCDDHDQILKALIRKDPHAAKLAMWQHLENTKQMLFNETSDDFEFNADRYLFAENPVVHLDTAASGTK; this is encoded by the coding sequence AGCAACTTGCTGCCGAGCTGAAAGATCGCATCGAGCAAGGCGTCTATCTGGTGGGCGATAAACTGCCTGCGGAGCGTTTCATTGCCGATGAGAAGAGCGTCAGCCGCACCGTGGTTCGTGAAGCTATCATTATGCTGGAGGTCGAAGGTTACGTCGAAGTGCGTAAAGGTTCAGGCATTCATGTTATCTCCAGCCAGGCAAAACACTCCCCGGCACCGGACGAAAGTCTGGAATTTGCCAGTTACGGCCCCTTTGAGCTTCTGCAGGCGCGTCAGCTTATTGAAAGTAATATCGCCGAGTTTGCCGCCACCCAGGTGACCAAACAGGACATCATGAAGCTGATGGAGATCCAGGATAAAGCGCGTCAGGAAAAATGTTTCCGCGATTCCGAATGGGATTTGCAATTCCATGTCCAGGTGGCCCTCGCAACGCAAAACACGGCACTGGCGGCGATTGTTGAAAAAATGTGGACTCAGCGCGTTCATAACCCGTACTGGAAAAAACTGCACGATCATATCGATTTACGCACCGTCGATAACTGGTGTGATGATCATGACCAGATCCTTAAAGCATTGATTCGAAAAGATCCGCATGCGGCGAAGCTGGCTATGTGGCAGCACCTCGAGAACACTAAACAGATGCTGTTTAACGAAACGAGTGATGACTTCGAATTTAACGCTGACCGTTACCTTTTTGCCGAAAATCCGGTTGTTCATCTTGATACTGCCGCAAGCGGCACAAAATAG
- a CDS encoding glutathione S-transferase family protein, whose product MGQLVEGVWQDTWYDTKSTGGRFKRSVSAFRNWLTADGSAGPSGEGGFAAEKDRYHLYVSLACPWAHRTLIVRTLKGLESLIPVSVVNPLMLENGWTFDKDFPAATGDDLYHHDFLYQLYLRADPHYTGRVTVPVLWDKKNQTIVSNESAEIIRMFNTAFDAHGARAGDYYPTELREKIDELNSWIYDNVNNGVYKAGFATSQEAYDEAVEKVFESLERIEQILGQHRYLTGDRLTEADIRLWTTLVRFDPVYVTHFKCDKHRISDYMNLYGFLRDIYQMPGIAETVDFDHIRTHYYRSHKTINPTGIISIGPWQDLNEPHGRDVRFG is encoded by the coding sequence ATGGGACAACTTGTTGAGGGCGTCTGGCAGGATACCTGGTACGACACCAAATCTACCGGAGGACGTTTTAAGCGTTCTGTTTCTGCCTTCCGCAACTGGCTCACCGCCGACGGCTCCGCCGGCCCGAGCGGTGAAGGCGGCTTCGCGGCGGAGAAAGACCGTTATCATCTCTACGTTTCACTCGCCTGTCCGTGGGCGCATCGCACACTGATTGTCCGCACGCTGAAAGGGCTGGAATCGCTGATCCCCGTTTCGGTCGTTAACCCGCTGATGCTGGAAAACGGCTGGACCTTCGACAAGGATTTCCCGGCCGCCACGGGCGATGACCTCTATCACCACGATTTTCTCTATCAGCTCTATCTGCGTGCCGATCCACATTACACTGGACGCGTCACCGTTCCGGTACTGTGGGATAAGAAAAACCAGACCATCGTCAGCAATGAATCGGCTGAAATTATCCGCATGTTCAATACCGCTTTTGATGCTCACGGCGCGCGGGCGGGCGATTATTATCCCACTGAACTGCGGGAAAAAATTGATGAGCTGAATAGCTGGATTTACGACAACGTCAATAACGGTGTTTACAAGGCCGGGTTTGCCACCAGCCAGGAAGCTTACGACGAGGCGGTCGAGAAAGTCTTTGAGTCGCTGGAGCGCATTGAGCAGATCCTTGGCCAGCATCGCTACCTCACCGGCGATCGACTGACAGAAGCCGATATTCGTCTGTGGACAACGCTGGTACGTTTCGATCCGGTCTATGTCACCCACTTTAAATGCGATAAGCATCGCATCAGCGATTATATGAACCTGTATGGTTTCCTGCGCGACATCTACCAGATGCCGGGGATTGCCGAAACGGTCGATTTTGACCACATCCGCACCCACTATTACCGCAGCCATAAAACCATCAACCCAACGGGTATTATCTCCATTGGTCCATGGCAGGATCTGAACGAACCGCATGGCCGTGACGTCCGTTTCGGCTAA
- a CDS encoding DoxX family protein — MKKLEDVGVLVARILMPILFITAGWGKITGYAGTQQYMEAMGVPGFLLPLTILLEFGGGLAILFGFLTRTTALFTAGFTLLTAFIFHSNFAEGVNSLMFMKNLTIAGGFLLLGITGPGAFSIDRVLNKKW, encoded by the coding sequence ATGAAAAAATTAGAAGATGTTGGTGTACTGGTTGCGCGTATTTTGATGCCGATTCTGTTTATTACAGCAGGCTGGGGCAAAATCACTGGTTACGCAGGAACGCAACAGTATATGGAAGCCATGGGCGTACCGGGGTTCCTGCTGCCTCTGACCATCCTGCTTGAGTTTGGCGGCGGTCTGGCAATTCTGTTCGGTTTCCTGACCCGTACCACCGCGCTGTTCACCGCAGGCTTTACTCTGCTGACGGCATTCATCTTCCACAGTAATTTTGCAGAAGGCGTGAACTCTCTGATGTTCATGAAAAACCTGACTATCGCAGGCGGTTTCCTGCTGCTGGGTATCACCGGTCCAGGCGCATTCAGCATCGACCGTGTGCTGAATAAAAAGTGGTAA
- the mzrA gene encoding EnvZ/OmpR regulon moderator MzrA, which produces MVALCMLSAMLLVWKALQTHESTLAIRPVIQGSSVPDGFSIWHHLDANGIRFKSITPQNDVLLITFDSSAQSAEAKKVLDRTLPQGYIIAQQDDPNQTALWLTRLRDTSRLAG; this is translated from the coding sequence ATGGTGGCGCTGTGTATGCTCAGCGCCATGCTGCTGGTCTGGAAAGCGCTCCAGACCCACGAGTCTACGCTGGCGATTCGCCCGGTGATTCAGGGTTCGAGCGTGCCAGATGGCTTTTCCATCTGGCACCATCTGGATGCTAATGGCATTCGCTTTAAAAGCATTACGCCTCAGAATGACGTGCTGTTAATCACCTTCGATTCCAGCGCCCAAAGCGCTGAAGCGAAAAAGGTGCTCGACCGTACGCTGCCGCAGGGTTATATCATCGCGCAACAGGATGATCCTAACCAGACTGCACTCTGGCTAACTCGCCTGCGTGATACCTCTCGCCTGGCGGGCTAA
- a CDS encoding phage holin family protein, which translates to MEDPRQAQGPAKNVLGIGQRILTTLVGIVETRVRLAVVELEEEKANLFQMLLMLGLTMLFAAFGLMSLMVLIIWAIDPQYRLNAMIATTVVLLVAALIGGIWTMRKARQSSLLRHTRHELANDRSLLEDDKS; encoded by the coding sequence ATGGAAGATCCTCGTCAAGCACAAGGCCCTGCAAAAAACGTCCTCGGCATTGGGCAGCGTATTTTAACCACTCTGGTTGGCATCGTGGAGACACGCGTCAGGCTGGCTGTGGTTGAACTTGAAGAGGAGAAGGCCAACCTCTTCCAGATGCTGCTTATGCTGGGGCTGACCATGCTCTTCGCCGCCTTTGGCCTGATGAGCCTGATGGTGCTGATTATCTGGGCGATTGATCCGCAGTATCGTCTGAACGCCATGATCGCGACTACCGTAGTATTGCTGGTGGCAGCCCTGATTGGCGGGATTTGGACGATGCGCAAAGCGCGTCAGTCAAGCCTGCTCCGTCATACTCGTCATGAACTGGCCAACGACCGGTCTCTGCTGGAGGATGACAAGTCGTGA
- a CDS encoding YqjK-like family protein gives MSDKSDRQQRKAYLLSQIQQQRLDLSASRRDWLAVTRSYDRGWNTFLSLRSWALVGSSVMAIWTVRHPNLLVRWARRGFGAWTAWRLVKSTLRQQQLGN, from the coding sequence GTGAGTGACAAATCAGATCGTCAACAGCGAAAGGCGTATCTGCTGAGCCAGATCCAACAGCAGCGGTTGGATCTGTCCGCCAGCCGTCGCGACTGGCTAGCCGTAACGCGTTCGTACGATCGCGGCTGGAATACCTTTCTGAGCTTACGCTCATGGGCGCTGGTTGGCAGCAGCGTGATGGCTATCTGGACGGTACGCCATCCCAATCTTCTGGTTCGCTGGGCACGTCGCGGTTTTGGCGCATGGACCGCATGGCGACTGGTTAAGTCGACCCTTCGCCAGCAACAACTGGGTAATTAG
- a CDS encoding DUF805 domain-containing protein: MDWYLQVLRNYIGFGGRARRKEYWMFVLVNFILILVLGILDKMLGWERAGGEGVLTTIYGLLVLLPSWAVLFRRLHDTDRSAWWLLLVLIPIVGWLIILIFNCQAGTPGENRFGPDPKRQA; the protein is encoded by the coding sequence ATGGACTGGTATCTCCAAGTACTGCGCAACTACATTGGATTTGGTGGCCGCGCCCGCCGCAAAGAGTACTGGATGTTTGTTCTGGTGAACTTCATCCTTATCCTCGTGCTGGGCATCCTCGATAAAATGCTCGGCTGGGAGCGCGCCGGGGGCGAAGGGGTGCTGACGACGATTTATGGTCTGCTGGTTCTGCTGCCGTCCTGGGCTGTTCTGTTCCGGCGCCTGCACGACACTGACCGTTCGGCGTGGTGGCTGTTGCTGGTGCTTATTCCCATCGTCGGCTGGCTAATTATTCTGATCTTCAACTGCCAGGCTGGCACGCCGGGTGAAAACCGCTTCGGGCCGGATCCTAAACGGCAAGCTTGA
- the yqjA gene encoding DedA family general envelope maintenance protein YqjA codes for MELFTQLLNALWAQDFETLANPSMIGMLYFVLFMILFLENGLLPAAFLPGDSLLVLVGVLCAKGAMAFPQTVVLLTIAASLGCWVSYIQGRWLGNTRIVQNWLSHLPAHYHQRAHHLFHKHGLSALLLGRFIAFVRTLLPTIAGLSGLNSARFQFFNWMSGLLWVLILTTLGYALGKTPVFLKYEDALMSCLMLLPVVLLVFGLIGSLVVLWKKKHGSRG; via the coding sequence ATGGAACTTTTTACCCAATTACTTAATGCCTTATGGGCCCAGGATTTCGAAACCCTGGCCAATCCTTCCATGATTGGCATGCTCTATTTTGTCCTGTTTATGATTCTGTTTCTTGAAAACGGCCTGCTGCCCGCCGCGTTTTTGCCGGGCGATAGCTTGCTGGTGCTGGTAGGGGTGCTCTGCGCAAAGGGGGCGATGGCCTTCCCGCAAACGGTAGTGTTACTGACCATTGCCGCCAGCCTGGGCTGTTGGGTGAGCTACATTCAGGGGCGATGGCTGGGCAATACGCGTATTGTGCAGAACTGGCTTTCGCATCTTCCGGCGCACTACCATCAGCGTGCGCACCATCTGTTCCATAAGCATGGTCTTTCCGCCCTGCTGCTTGGCCGTTTTATCGCGTTCGTCCGTACCCTTTTACCTACCATAGCCGGCCTCTCCGGCCTGAACAGCGCCCGTTTTCAGTTCTTCAACTGGATGAGCGGCCTGCTCTGGGTACTGATTCTGACCACCCTGGGCTACGCGCTCGGCAAGACGCCCGTGTTCCTTAAATATGAAGACGCGCTAATGTCGTGCCTGATGTTGCTTCCGGTGGTGCTGCTGGTGTTTGGCCTGATTGGCTCACTGGTTGTTTTGTGGAAGAAAAAACATGGGAGTCGAGGTTAA